In Leptodesmis sichuanensis A121, the following are encoded in one genomic region:
- a CDS encoding NAD(P)H-quinone oxidoreductase subunit 4, with translation MIADRFPWLTAIILLPLVASFVIPVLPDKNGKLVRWFALGVGIADFVLMCYAFWKHYDASSATFQLAENYAWVPQLGLSWAVSVDGLSVPLVLLAGLVTTLSILAAWQVNHKPRLFYFLMLVLYAAQIGVFVAQDMLLLFIMWELELVPVYLLVSIWGGQKRRYAATKFLLYTAAASIFILVAALGMAFYGDTISFDMAVLGVKDYPIALELLLYAGLLIAFGVKLAIFPLHTWLPDAHGEASAPVSMILAGVLLKMGGYGLIRVNLEMLPDAHVYFAPILMVLGVVNIIYGAFNSFAQTNMKRRLAYSSVSHMGFVLLGIASFTDLGISGALLQMISHGLIASVLFFLAGVTYDRTHTMALNEMGNIGKVMPKVFALFTAGAMASLALPGMSGFVSELSVFVGVTTSDIYSSPFRTVTVFLAAVGLILTPIYLLSMLRQLFYGTDTALTCGMTDPSLNQVDQDAVCFGNSCVLPADAQYNDANPREVFIAACFLLPIIGFGLYPKLATQVYDVKTVAVNAEVRQSYTKVAQEHPALYATGFSFPKIGSSQVEPVLGVLK, from the coding sequence ATGATAGCCGATCGATTTCCTTGGCTGACCGCGATTATCCTGCTTCCACTCGTTGCTTCCTTCGTCATCCCCGTGCTGCCCGACAAAAACGGTAAGCTCGTGAGATGGTTCGCATTGGGTGTAGGCATCGCGGACTTTGTCTTGATGTGTTACGCCTTCTGGAAGCACTACGATGCCAGCAGTGCGACCTTTCAACTCGCGGAAAATTATGCCTGGGTGCCTCAGTTAGGTCTGAGCTGGGCTGTTTCGGTCGATGGTCTATCAGTTCCGCTGGTGCTCCTCGCTGGACTGGTAACCACCCTTTCCATTCTCGCGGCATGGCAGGTGAATCACAAGCCACGCCTATTTTACTTTCTGATGCTGGTGCTGTACGCCGCTCAGATTGGTGTGTTTGTGGCCCAGGATATGCTGCTGCTGTTCATCATGTGGGAACTGGAACTGGTTCCGGTCTACCTGCTGGTGTCCATCTGGGGTGGTCAAAAGCGCCGCTATGCAGCGACTAAATTCCTGCTCTATACCGCTGCGGCCTCGATTTTTATTCTGGTTGCGGCACTGGGTATGGCCTTTTATGGCGATACGATCAGCTTCGATATGGCCGTCCTGGGTGTGAAAGATTATCCGATCGCCCTGGAGTTACTACTTTATGCCGGATTACTGATTGCCTTTGGAGTCAAGCTGGCGATCTTCCCGCTCCATACCTGGCTACCCGATGCCCATGGGGAAGCCTCTGCCCCTGTCTCGATGATTCTGGCGGGAGTGCTGCTCAAGATGGGCGGATATGGTCTGATCCGAGTGAATCTGGAAATGCTCCCCGATGCTCACGTTTACTTTGCCCCGATTTTGATGGTGTTGGGTGTGGTGAACATCATCTATGGAGCCTTTAACTCCTTCGCCCAAACCAACATGAAGCGCCGTCTGGCCTATTCTTCGGTGTCTCACATGGGCTTCGTGCTGCTGGGAATTGCCTCCTTCACCGATCTGGGCATCAGCGGTGCATTGTTACAGATGATTTCCCACGGCTTGATTGCTTCTGTGCTGTTCTTCCTGGCGGGTGTTACCTACGATCGCACCCATACGATGGCCCTCAACGAAATGGGCAATATCGGTAAGGTGATGCCTAAAGTGTTTGCTCTGTTTACTGCTGGCGCAATGGCTTCCCTGGCGCTGCCTGGAATGAGTGGATTTGTCAGCGAACTGTCCGTCTTTGTAGGAGTTACCACCAGCGACATCTACAGTTCCCCTTTCCGCACTGTAACCGTTTTTCTGGCAGCAGTCGGCCTGATTCTCACCCCGATTTATCTGCTGTCTATGCTGCGCCAACTGTTCTACGGTACGGATACGGCTCTCACCTGCGGCATGACTGACCCTAGCTTGAATCAGGTGGATCAGGATGCAGTTTGTTTTGGCAACAGTTGTGTACTGCCTGCCGATGCTCAATACAATGATGCCAATCCCAGAGAAGTGTTCATTGCCGCCTGCTTCCTGTTACCCATCATTGGGTTTGGTCTCTATCCCAAACTGGCGACCCAGGTGTATGACGTAAAGACGGTAGCCGTGAATGCGGAAGTGCGTCAGTCCTATACCAAAGTGGCTCAGGAACATCCCGCTCTGTATGCCACCGGGTTCTCATTCCCCAAGATTGGTAGTTCTCAAGTAGAACCTGTGTTAGGAGTTCTCAAATAG
- a CDS encoding antibiotic biosynthesis monooxygenase: protein MQTSQPYSGPITLVISEIVEPDRIQEYEAWTRGINQAAQQFAGFLGVETIRPRDRNHPEYVVIVRFDNYDHFRIWSKSSAYRDWMERSHHLVTARTRQQLPSGIEMWFSLPQNSLPTSQHPTYYKKVILGVLAVYPLILLSNALLGPLTATWHPLLGLFISCIFVSALLTYPVMPWLTKLLNFWLYPASAGRQQAEGRRQQRKFR from the coding sequence ATGCAAACTTCTCAACCATACTCTGGCCCGATTACATTAGTTATTTCTGAGATTGTTGAACCCGATCGCATTCAGGAGTATGAAGCCTGGACGAGAGGAATTAATCAGGCGGCTCAACAGTTTGCAGGATTTTTGGGGGTGGAAACCATTCGCCCCCGCGATCGCAACCATCCAGAGTACGTAGTGATTGTGAGATTCGATAATTATGATCACTTCAGAATCTGGTCAAAGTCTTCTGCGTATCGGGACTGGATGGAACGATCGCACCATCTCGTGACCGCCAGAACCCGTCAGCAACTTCCCAGCGGCATTGAGATGTGGTTTAGCCTGCCTCAGAACAGCCTGCCAACTTCTCAACATCCGACCTATTACAAAAAAGTCATTCTGGGTGTCCTGGCCGTTTATCCTTTAATTTTGCTCTCCAATGCCCTGCTGGGGCCACTGACAGCAACGTGGCATCCGCTACTCGGCTTGTTCATTTCCTGCATATTCGTGTCGGCCCTATTGACCTACCCCGTCATGCCCTGGTTGACCAAGCTGTTAAATTTCTGGCTTTATCCCGCTAGTGCAGGAAGGCAGCAGGCAGAAGGCAGAAGGCAGCAGCGCAAATTCCGATAG
- a CDS encoding MATE family efflux transporter: MTRSHFFSEVRECLYLAIPLAAAQLVQSMTGFVDTVMMGLLGSQTLAAGGLGATTFTILLIVAIGMITAVSPLVAEAYGAGKTGRVRQVGQQGLWLAVLLAIPLTLLIWNAGVLLQHLGQAPDTVALAETYLRAIAWGYFPGLGFAVLRSFISALSRPRPIMAIVVGGTLLNIVANYVLMFGKLGFPALGLAGIGWASTLSLWAMFLATIAYIFSQSSLKPYNPVPGLFQFQGRIFAELVGLGLPIGAMIGVEAGLFAVTTFLMGYLGTVPLAAHQIVLQTAAVTFNVPLGIAMATTVRVGQLLGQQQVKALRLAGFIGIGLGALFMGMMALLFWAFPERIISLYLDIHNPENAAVVALGKRLLGIAAVFQIMDGVQAVSAGALRGLKDTRIPMLIAILAYWCVGLTSGCLLGFKLDLGGVGLWWGLALGLMVAAIVLPWRFFRNTCDYPISKSL, from the coding sequence GTGACACGATCGCATTTTTTCTCCGAGGTCAGGGAATGCCTCTACCTGGCGATTCCTTTAGCAGCCGCCCAACTTGTCCAATCGATGACTGGCTTTGTCGATACAGTAATGATGGGGCTATTAGGCAGTCAAACCCTGGCTGCAGGTGGTTTAGGAGCAACGACCTTTACAATTCTGCTGATTGTTGCCATCGGGATGATTACCGCCGTCAGTCCCCTGGTGGCTGAAGCGTATGGAGCCGGAAAAACCGGGCGGGTGCGTCAGGTGGGGCAGCAGGGATTGTGGTTGGCAGTTCTACTCGCCATTCCCCTGACGTTGCTGATTTGGAACGCAGGTGTTTTATTGCAACATCTGGGACAAGCACCAGATACTGTTGCTCTGGCAGAAACCTACCTGCGGGCGATCGCCTGGGGCTATTTTCCCGGTCTGGGCTTTGCGGTATTAAGGAGTTTTATCTCAGCGCTGTCCCGGCCTCGTCCCATTATGGCGATCGTGGTTGGTGGCACTTTATTGAATATCGTCGCCAACTATGTGCTGATGTTTGGCAAGCTGGGATTTCCTGCTCTGGGATTGGCCGGAATTGGTTGGGCCAGTACTCTGTCGTTGTGGGCGATGTTTCTGGCGACGATCGCCTACATCTTCAGTCAATCTTCCTTAAAGCCCTATAATCCTGTCCCTGGACTGTTCCAATTTCAGGGCAGGATTTTTGCCGAGTTAGTAGGATTGGGACTGCCGATCGGAGCCATGATCGGCGTAGAAGCCGGACTATTCGCCGTCACGACTTTCTTAATGGGTTATCTGGGAACCGTCCCTCTGGCGGCACATCAAATTGTCCTGCAAACTGCAGCCGTCACCTTTAATGTTCCGTTGGGAATTGCAATGGCAACGACCGTGCGGGTGGGCCAACTGTTGGGGCAACAGCAGGTTAAAGCGTTACGCCTCGCCGGGTTTATCGGCATCGGGTTAGGGGCACTGTTTATGGGGATGATGGCGTTGTTGTTCTGGGCTTTTCCAGAGCGGATCATTTCCCTGTATCTGGATATTCATAACCCGGAAAATGCGGCAGTGGTTGCTCTGGGTAAACGACTGCTGGGAATTGCGGCAGTATTTCAAATCATGGATGGCGTTCAAGCGGTGTCTGCCGGAGCCTTACGCGGCTTGAAAGATACTCGGATTCCGATGCTGATCGCGATTCTGGCTTACTGGTGTGTAGGGTTGACCAGTGGTTGCCTGCTAGGATTTAAGCTGGATTTAGGAGGAGTCGGATTGTGGTGGGGATTGGCATTGGGCTTAATGGTCGCCGCGATCGTCCTTCCCTGGCGCTTCTTCCGCAATACCTGTGATTATCCGATCAGCAAATCCCTCTGA
- the rbsK gene encoding ribokinase: MTVVVFGSINMDLVTRTSRLPQPSETIIGSEFFTTPGGKGANQAVALAKLKVLTQMVGRVGSDGFGHQLLESLQAAGVKIRGVHVDHSTHSGVAVITVADSGENQIIGVLGANGELDETDIKRLLELLPGADALLLQLEVPLVVVRRAAQAARQAGVRVLLDPAPVPGEAIADLYPFVDILLPNEVEAGHLAGFPVHSPETAAQAAALFQQQGAQTVIVKLGAQGALCVTPDDTFFVPAFSITAIDTVAAGDAFAGGLTAALVEGKSLREAVVWGTAAGALAATKVGAQSAMPDRDTLEVFLQKRGLGIGN, from the coding sequence ATGACAGTGGTTGTGTTTGGCAGTATCAATATGGATCTGGTGACTCGCACGTCCCGCTTACCCCAACCCAGTGAAACCATTATTGGCTCAGAATTTTTTACCACTCCTGGCGGCAAGGGTGCCAATCAAGCCGTGGCCCTGGCTAAACTCAAGGTGCTGACGCAAATGGTGGGTCGGGTGGGGAGCGATGGCTTTGGGCATCAGCTTTTAGAAAGCTTACAGGCGGCTGGTGTGAAGATTCGAGGTGTGCATGTGGATCATTCCACGCACTCCGGAGTGGCGGTGATTACCGTGGCCGACAGCGGGGAGAATCAGATCATCGGGGTGCTGGGAGCCAACGGCGAACTGGACGAAACGGACATCAAACGCTTGCTGGAACTGCTACCTGGAGCAGATGCTTTGCTGCTACAACTGGAAGTCCCTTTAGTGGTTGTCAGGCGGGCGGCTCAGGCGGCTCGTCAGGCTGGGGTGCGGGTCTTGCTGGATCCGGCTCCCGTTCCTGGAGAAGCGATCGCGGATCTGTACCCCTTCGTAGATATTCTGCTGCCCAACGAGGTGGAAGCGGGACACCTGGCAGGTTTTCCGGTGCATTCCCCTGAAACTGCTGCCCAAGCTGCTGCACTGTTCCAACAGCAGGGTGCTCAGACTGTCATCGTCAAGTTGGGCGCTCAGGGAGCCTTGTGTGTTACTCCGGATGACACCTTTTTCGTTCCGGCTTTCTCTATCACAGCGATCGATACCGTTGCCGCAGGAGATGCCTTTGCCGGAGGACTGACAGCCGCCCTGGTAGAAGGAAAGTCCTTGCGAGAGGCTGTGGTTTGGGGAACGGCTGCGGGAGCCTTAGCAGCTACGAAAGTGGGCGCACAATCGGCAATGCCCGATCGGGATACGTTAGAGGTTTTTCTTCAGAAGCGGGGGTTGGGAATTGGAAATTAG
- a CDS encoding DUF427 domain-containing protein: protein MHPQRIPPQPGQESVWDYPRPPRLEDTSKHIQIIFNGVTIADTHRAKRVLETSHPPVYYIPPEDIQREYLVPSPRSTYCEWKGQGAYYTLIVGNKRADDVAWYYPNPTPAFASIKDYVAFYAAPMDACYVDGEKVQPQPGNFYGGWITQDIVGPFKGGPGSWGW from the coding sequence ATGCATCCTCAACGTATCCCTCCCCAGCCCGGTCAGGAATCCGTGTGGGACTATCCCCGACCTCCCCGACTAGAGGACACGTCCAAACATATTCAGATTATTTTTAACGGGGTGACGATCGCGGATACCCACCGGGCTAAACGAGTTCTGGAAACCAGCCATCCTCCTGTGTACTACATTCCTCCGGAGGATATACAACGAGAATATCTGGTGCCCAGTCCGCGATCGACCTACTGTGAATGGAAGGGCCAGGGAGCCTACTACACCCTGATTGTTGGCAATAAACGGGCGGACGATGTGGCCTGGTATTATCCCAATCCTACGCCTGCGTTTGCCAGCATCAAAGACTATGTGGCCTTTTATGCCGCTCCGATGGATGCCTGTTATGTCGATGGCGAAAAGGTTCAGCCTCAACCGGGTAATTTTTATGGAGGCTGGATCACCCAGGATATTGTGGGGCCGTTCAAAGGTGGGCCGGGATCGTGGGGTTGGTAG